The Geotalea uraniireducens Rf4 genome window below encodes:
- a CDS encoding RNA polymerase sigma factor has product MQNATNLSNTARDHALSSLARQKGKEYLVDEDGSLDDFPDTNYSGTELEYIHREMNACIRGVVDQLPENYRTVLLLSEFEELANQEIADILNISFDTVKIRLHRSRTALRKAMECQCSLYHDERNELMCDRKG; this is encoded by the coding sequence TTGCAAAATGCAACTAATTTATCTAACACTGCCCGCGACCATGCCCTTTCGTCCCTGGCCCGTCAAAAGGGGAAAGAGTATTTGGTCGACGAAGATGGTTCGTTAGACGATTTCCCTGATACCAATTATTCAGGAACGGAACTGGAATATATCCATAGAGAAATGAACGCCTGCATCCGTGGTGTTGTTGACCAGTTACCCGAAAACTATCGTACCGTCTTGCTCCTCAGCGAATTCGAAGAGCTTGCTAACCAAGAGATTGCCGACATACTCAATATCAGCTTCGATACTGTCAAGATCAGACTCCATCGTTCCCGCACCGCTTTACGGAAGGCCATGGAATGCCAGTGCAGCCTCTATCACGACGAACGAAACGAACTTATGTGTGACAGGAAAGGCTAG
- a CDS encoding MarR family winged helix-turn-helix transcriptional regulator — protein sequence MDSIREQLQIFTRRFDSLNSSCCDECCGQQVSMVQSHILFELRKAGTPSMQQVAEELIMDVTTFSRQAKTLEKKGLISRSVSPDDRRVILLALTDEGLRVLRQIDLYMADRIERIFSSMTPFERETVIRSLRLLNDAVIKASCSQHPDTIACCN from the coding sequence ATGGATTCAATCCGGGAGCAGTTGCAGATATTTACCCGTCGTTTCGACTCGCTGAACTCATCCTGCTGCGACGAGTGCTGCGGACAGCAGGTCTCCATGGTCCAGAGCCATATCCTCTTCGAGCTGCGGAAAGCCGGCACCCCCTCCATGCAGCAGGTAGCGGAGGAACTGATCATGGATGTGACCACCTTCAGCCGCCAGGCCAAGACCCTTGAAAAGAAGGGGCTCATATCCAGGAGTGTGTCACCGGACGACCGGCGTGTGATCCTGCTTGCTCTGACCGATGAAGGGCTTCGTGTGTTACGCCAGATCGACCTTTATATGGCAGACAGGATCGAACGGATATTCTCCTCCATGACCCCTTTCGAGCGGGAGACCGTAATCAGATCGCTCAGACTTCTGAACGATGCAGTGATCAAAGCCAGCTGTTCTCAACATCCAGATACCATTGCATGTTGCAACTAA
- a CDS encoding SHOCT domain-containing protein: MFGCEHGCAGFWWIGPIFLLLLIIGCIFIMRGCSCMPGRHSPDGKTHRFSDNSAMEILDKRYALGEIDRKEYEEMKNKVTEDGKKGS, encoded by the coding sequence ATGTTCGGATGTGAACACGGATGCGCAGGTTTCTGGTGGATAGGTCCAATCTTTCTATTGCTCTTGATTATCGGCTGCATCTTCATTATGCGCGGCTGCTCTTGCATGCCGGGCCGGCATTCCCCAGATGGGAAGACCCACCGCTTCTCGGACAACTCGGCAATGGAAATACTTGATAAACGGTATGCCCTTGGGGAAATAGATCGAAAAGAATACGAGGAAATGAAGAACAAGGTAACCGAGGATGGGAAAAAAGGCTCTTAA
- a CDS encoding carboxymuconolactone decarboxylase family protein has translation MSILNNRERELVAIGAALGSNCVPCIEYHIQQARKTGLSDAEIAEAIEFADKIKRVPAEKVLEAASRRLSAPIDEQAAAPGACCTPATAAKSCC, from the coding sequence ATGTCCATCCTGAACAATCGTGAACGCGAACTAGTCGCCATAGGCGCTGCACTGGGAAGCAATTGTGTCCCCTGCATCGAATACCATATCCAGCAGGCCCGCAAAACCGGCCTCTCAGATGCGGAAATTGCCGAGGCGATTGAATTCGCCGATAAAATCAAGCGCGTACCAGCAGAAAAAGTGCTGGAGGCAGCTTCACGCAGGCTTTCAGCGCCGATCGACGAACAGGCAGCAGCGCCAGGTGCATGCTGCACGCCAGCGACAGCTGCCAAGTCATGTTGTTGA
- a CDS encoding 4Fe-4S binding protein, with translation MSRFSKYLLVFGLFVLVFGIGSITEEIHGCLMCPIDGFLYFNGTISEHAFEFLRTYRWYTTGAGAAITIVAFGLYLYTSTHTLPVQRIRFKWPKLGNWKTRRMYSHSIVYALIILHTSLTIAGVTKLKSLCPRSTTDLISKGQFGQASIFWLVMLLMVFVWGRALCGWLCVFAPVQEQSANLLKTFGFDPSKRKYGQQNLIFFFTAVLLSSLVTGLYRNYNAINFNSNYGYETNSLWIFIGGVITMMPITMFLTYYLGSRWFCKYLCPIGGTLSLYSKFSLVKIGIHKASCGNCDKCTDSCQMGVKVKEYVENNEAAVNDRKCINCGDCVDQCPKQALYFGFRPIR, from the coding sequence ATGTCAAGATTCAGCAAGTATTTACTCGTTTTTGGATTATTTGTTTTGGTATTCGGAATTGGATCAATAACCGAAGAAATTCATGGCTGTCTAATGTGCCCTATTGATGGTTTTCTGTATTTCAATGGCACCATTTCAGAGCACGCATTTGAGTTTTTAAGGACTTATCGTTGGTATACGACAGGCGCCGGGGCTGCTATAACTATAGTAGCTTTTGGCTTATATTTATATACTTCAACGCATACGCTTCCTGTTCAGAGAATCAGATTCAAATGGCCCAAACTGGGTAATTGGAAAACAAGGAGAATGTATTCTCATTCCATTGTGTATGCCTTGATTATTTTACATACCAGTCTCACGATTGCCGGAGTGACCAAATTGAAAAGCCTTTGTCCACGTTCAACGACTGACTTGATCTCAAAGGGACAATTCGGGCAGGCTTCCATTTTCTGGTTGGTAATGCTGCTAATGGTATTTGTATGGGGACGAGCACTGTGCGGCTGGCTTTGTGTATTCGCACCGGTGCAGGAACAATCGGCCAACTTGCTTAAAACGTTTGGATTTGACCCCTCCAAAAGAAAATATGGGCAGCAAAATCTTATCTTTTTCTTTACTGCAGTCCTTTTGAGCAGTTTGGTGACTGGTCTCTACAGAAATTACAATGCCATCAATTTCAATTCAAACTATGGTTACGAGACAAACAGTTTATGGATATTTATCGGAGGAGTCATAACAATGATGCCGATAACCATGTTCTTGACCTATTATTTGGGGAGCAGGTGGTTTTGTAAATATCTCTGCCCGATTGGCGGCACATTGAGCTTATATTCAAAATTCAGTCTGGTGAAAATCGGAATACACAAGGCATCATGTGGAAATTGTGACAAATGTACCGATAGCTGTCAGATGGGTGTTAAAGTAAAAGAATATGTCGAGAATAACGAAGCGGCCGTAAATGACCGGAAGTGCATCAACTGTGGAGACTGCGTAGATCAATGCCCGAAACAAGCTTTATATTTCGGTTTCCGCCCCATAAGATAG
- a CDS encoding ISL3-like element ISGur7 family transposase — protein MNPEDLFGAALGIAIPWKVTSVDFNKKSSRLDITIDFQRGATFPCPVCGTLSPVHDTTEKEWRHLNFFQYEAYLHARVPRVKCPNSDCGVKLVQVPWARAGSGFTLLFEALAMTMARDLPVKVMSRLFAVTDTRLWRLIQSYVEKARAAEDFSEVKRVGADETFAGRSHDEKFVTFFFDLDMHKLLFGTTGKDNETVKSFVADLKSHGGDPDSITDAAIDMSKAFIKGVKEQLPHAVVTFDKFHVIKLMNDKLSKIRAQEARLFPEILKKSRNLFLKNPENLTPEEEQRLDAIITSQSLRSTEAYMHKLNLQNVYFASSRTEAETLLTKWHRKAAASSIQLIKNMAESVKEHWDGILAHFESGLTSGFIEGINSLIQSAKTRARGYRNPDNLICMAYLVAGKLNLKSLFPLPT, from the coding sequence ATGAATCCTGAAGATCTTTTTGGTGCTGCTCTTGGAATTGCCATCCCGTGGAAGGTTACCTCTGTTGACTTCAACAAGAAGTCAAGTCGTTTGGACATAACCATCGACTTCCAGCGGGGAGCCACCTTTCCCTGTCCGGTCTGCGGAACGTTGTCACCAGTCCATGACACCACGGAGAAAGAGTGGCGGCATCTGAATTTCTTCCAGTACGAAGCCTACCTTCATGCGCGTGTTCCACGGGTAAAGTGCCCTAACAGCGACTGCGGCGTGAAGTTGGTCCAGGTACCCTGGGCTCGCGCAGGCTCAGGATTTACGCTGCTGTTTGAGGCCCTGGCCATGACCATGGCTCGTGATTTGCCGGTGAAGGTCATGAGCAGGCTGTTTGCCGTTACCGATACCCGTCTATGGCGGTTGATTCAATCCTATGTCGAGAAGGCAAGGGCCGCAGAAGACTTCTCCGAGGTGAAGAGGGTCGGTGCGGATGAAACCTTTGCCGGGCGCAGTCATGACGAGAAATTCGTCACCTTCTTCTTCGACCTCGACATGCATAAGCTCTTGTTCGGCACGACGGGAAAGGACAACGAAACAGTCAAGAGCTTCGTCGCGGACCTTAAGTCACATGGCGGCGATCCTGATAGCATCACAGACGCTGCTATTGACATGTCCAAGGCATTCATAAAGGGTGTCAAAGAGCAGTTGCCCCATGCCGTGGTCACCTTCGATAAATTCCACGTCATCAAGCTTATGAACGATAAGCTTAGTAAGATAAGGGCTCAAGAAGCCAGGTTATTTCCTGAAATCCTGAAAAAGAGCAGAAACCTGTTCCTCAAAAATCCAGAGAACCTGACACCGGAAGAGGAACAGCGCCTGGATGCCATTATCACCAGTCAAAGCTTAAGGAGTACGGAAGCTTACATGCACAAGCTGAACCTTCAGAACGTCTATTTTGCTTCAAGCCGAACGGAGGCAGAAACCCTGTTGACCAAATGGCATCGGAAAGCCGCCGCAAGCTCAATCCAACTCATCAAGAACATGGCCGAATCTGTAAAAGAGCATTGGGATGGCATTCTGGCACATTTTGAAAGCGGCCTGACTAGCGGCTTCATTGAGGGCATCAACAGCCTAATTCAATCAGCCAAAACTCGGGCACGAGGCTATCGGAATCCTGACAACTTGATCTGCATGGCTTATCTGGTTGCAGGCAAGCTCAACCTAAAGTCGCTATTCCCTCTACCCACTTGA